In Sphingobacteriaceae bacterium, the genomic window AGCCGCGTTAATTGCGAACGGTGTTGGCGCTGGCCAAATGCAATACCAAAATCAAATTAGTACGCAAGGCGTTGTTATTACTGGCTTAACTTCTTCCTTTGTTTTACAAAGATTGTTTATTAATGGGAGTGGCGGCGCAATTACTGTCAATGAGTTAGGTATCTTACATGCTAACGGCGGCCCTTTTATGCTTTATCGCGATTTAGTTTCGCCGGGAGATAATGTCCCAAACGGATCAACTTATCGCGTTGCTATTACTTTTCAAATAACAACTTGATTAATGGCAATTGATAAAAATAAATATAAAAATTTATTATGCCGGGTTGAATCGAATTGTAATTATAAAATAATTAATTCAATTGGTGCGCTCGGCAAATATCAATTCACACTTTCCACACTAAACGCTTTAAAAAATAAATACAACTTACCGGCTTTTATAAATTCCACAAACTTTATTAATCGGCCTGACTTACAAGAATTATATTTTGATTATTTAGTTTTCGATTCCTTAAACTTTATTGCTAATAATAATTTAGATCAATACAAAGGCCGTCAAGTTACCGGGACAATGAAATATAAAAACGTTCAAGCGCCTTTGAATACTTATGGAATGTTAGCCGCAATACATTTGGCCGGTGCAACCGCTTTAAAAAATTTTTTAGAGAATGGTTACAATCCTAATGACGGTAATGCAAGCTTAAGTGATTACGCCGCGTATTTTAGCAAAAATCTGATTGAATCGGATTTGACCGGGTTAAAAGAAATTTTACTTGCTATTATACCCGGTATAGTCTTATATTATATATAACAAAAAAAATAAAGGCTTACAAATGGCAATCAAAACAACCGAAATTGAAAAGCTTATCAAGCTTAAAGTTTACATTGAACAAGTTAAAAACGCATGTCAAAGGCTAGAAAAAAACGCCGGGTTTTGTTCAAAAGATATTAACGGCGCTTTAGATGTTTTTAACGATTCAAACAGTTTGCGCGACGATAAAAAAGCCGGGCTGTCAAGCGTTAAAAGTAATTTGAAAATGTTTATTAATAACGATTTCAAAAATGCGTTTGATGATTTAAAATCGATTGAGAAACTTTTAAAGAAAGCACTTACAAATGACTAAAATTAAATTCCCTGTTTTAAATAACGTCGATTATATGGACGTTACAAAAAACAAAGAAATATTAAAAACGTATTACGGATCCGATTTAGATAAGTTAGCATGGCGTGACGTGCAAATCAAAATTGGTTCCGATGTCGGGAGCGAATTTTATCACTATCAATTGAAATTTAAAAATTCTGATCAATTACATAAAGGTTTGATTCGCGGCGTTTTAAAAGACGGTAAAACAAAAAACGTTGCGGCGTCAAGTGATATTGAAAAAATAAAAGATTCAATAAACCAATTGAATCAAAAAATAGTAAACGTTTCAAGCGGCGGCGGCGTTCAAGTTGATTTATTAATCCAGGTGACGCGTCAAAGTTATGAAACGCAAATTAATTTTTTAAATGCTGAGATTAATCGCCGCGAGTTACTGATTAATAAGCTAGAAAATAAGATAGATGATTTAGAGACGGATTTAAATGAATGTCAAGAGACGGCACAACAAAGCGGCGGCGTTTCTCAATACATTGAAATGGCTAAAATGTTTTTAGACGTCAAGCGCGGTAATTTAAAACCAATTGACAATTTAAAAGATTCAAACATTAATGGCATACCGCAAGAAATTTTGAGCGTTTTGGGAATGGTTGACTATTCACAAATCCCGGAACAAACTTTAAACGAAATAATTAACTATCTAAAAATCTTTATTCAAAAATTACCATTAAGGAGCAATTAAAATGGCAGTAAAGAAAAAACGAACCGCGCGTAAAACTAGTTTTTTATCAAAGGTTCAAAAATCTTCAAAGGTTCGCAAGGTTCGCGCAAAGATTAAAAGCAAAAAAGCTGAGTTGAAAAAACTAAGCCGCGAATATAAAGCGACGTTGAAAAGTGAATCAAGACGGCTTGCTCGTTAATGAATAAAAAAAAATTAAAGGCGCGTTTGTCAATTTTATATTTTGTTATACTTGCGCTTTTATTAATCGCGTTCTATTTTGGCTTTGAGTTCTTCAAATTTTATTTAATTAAGTATTGGAGTTTTTGAGATGAAAAAATTTTTATTGCCCTTCGTTGTTGTTACTGTTTTATTTACTTCAATGATTTCGTTTACTGGCTGTTCAAGCGGCACGTTACCGCAAGCGGTTTGCGATTACGGCGCCGTCGTTTGTGATATATCCCAAATGGCATGCCGCAACATTCCCGGCGTACCGCCTGAAATTTGCGACTATCTAGATTTAGCCTGTTATAATTTAGACGTTTTATGTCGCGTTGATCCTGAAAGTAAAGAATATAAGAGCGCGATTTTATCACTTGAATTAATCAATGAGCGTTTAGAGCAATACGCAATGACAAAAAAATAACTAAATTTTTTGTTTGCACTTACAACAAAAAATTATATTTTTAAGCCGTTACGTTCTCAAAAAATGTGACCATGTTGTAAGTGCCGCCGGTTAAAGCGATTTGACCGGCGTTTTTTTTCACTTAAAATATTTACAATATGGACAAATCAAATTATATCAAATCAAATCACTTAGCCGCGTTAAACAGCCGCAAAGTAAAAAAAATTAATCAAGCGGTACGCAAACAATTCAAAACATTAATCTTTGATGCGGTCAAGTTACCATTAAAGGCCCGGTTAAAGCTGAGTTATATTATTCTATTCAAAAAAACAAAACACTTACAACAAACAAACTAAGGAGCGTTACAAATGGATTTAAAAACGGCACAACAAGCGGCAAAAATTGCGGCCGATGTTACAGATTTACAAAGGTTTATTGAATCAATCGAAATGCGGCGCAATGATCCAATTAAAAATTTGTATATTGTTACTCAATCAAACTATCGGATTGAAATAAAAAAACGGTTTTCAATTGAATCAAACGGCGAAATATTAAATATTATCCTAAAAAGCCGTAAAGCGTTGCTGAGCCGGTTAATTAAAACCTTAAAAGATATGTCTTGATTTGCTTTTATCGTCGTCTAGCGTTGATATATGATAGAAAAAACAGCCTTTAAGCAATATTCTTTAGCCCTTCAATCGTTCCCGGATCAACCAAATAACTTAATAATACCAATGTGTAAAATTTCTTTACACTTTAAGCCCGAAAGTATAATATTTTTTTACACTCTATTAAAATTGTTTGTATTAATCCGGGAATGTCTAGCGTATAAATATGCAAAAAAAGTGATCCTGAGCGTTAAAAATTCGATGTCCTTAACTTGTCTCTACTATATAGACCTAATTTCCCCGCCGGTAGAAAATGACTAAAAACGCGCAAAAAAACGGCCGGCGTCACCGGGTTTACGATTCGTATTATGAGTATGTCGAAAATGTCGTCAATAAATGCGGTCATAAGTATATAGTTTTAGATCGAAAAGACTTTCGCGCCTGGCGTTTTGAACAACAATCGAACCCGGCGGCAAAGTTGCCGGCCGGTAAACTGATCAAAATTACGCCGGCCAAATGCAAATCTTATTCATGTCCGATATGCGGTCGCAAAAAAACGCTTGATTTAATGGCTAGATTGAAAACAGTTAACTTAAAAAATTATCGATTCTTTACACTTACTTTAAAGAATAAATACAGCTATGACGATACAATCGATAATTTAAAGCGCGTCTCTGAATGTTTTACAAAGTTAAATAACAAGCTGAGAAAATTGCCTGAGTATAAAGGCCTTGAATATTTTCGCGTTTTAGAAGTCGGTAAAGACGGCATGGTACATGTGCATGGTCTGTGGAATAAATATATTAATCAAAAAACTTTATCTGATATATGGCTAAAAATTACTAAAGATTCATACCGGGTAAAGGTTGAACGCGTCAAATCAAAAAACGATGCGGTTGAATACTTGTATAAATATCTATCAAAAGACGTTGCAAAAAAAGATAAGTTAATTGATCCCAAATTATTTAATATGGATTTACAAAATACGGCGGCGCTTTTTTATGAATTAAACAAACGGCGTTATAATTCAAGTCGTAATTTTTTCCCGAAACAAAGTAAAATTGACTTAGATAAGAATTATTTACCGTATTATTATGAAGCTGAGACGTCAAAAACCATTGAAAATTTCGTCGCTAGTTTAGTGAGACAATTTAAATTAACTTTAGATAATTTTGATTTTACTTACTATTTTGAAAGTGACGAGTTTATCAGAAACTTATTCATTGAAAAGCCGGCGCCGCCGGGTTGATTGGCATTATAATTGAACTTAATAACTAAACTTACAATTAATATAGGAGCGTAACATGGCACAACTTAATCAAAACACTTTTCGTATTTTCTTTTTTCGACGTTATAACGTTGATCCTATACCGGGCTTTGATCAATTTAGTATTATTGCGGTTAATCAAAATCAAGCCATGCAAATATTAATCGAAACGGTCAAAAATCCTGAGCAATTTTATTTGGATCATTCAACCGTATTTGAGCAAAGCGAGTTTTAAACATGGGCAAACAATCAAAATTATTGCGTCAAATAATTGACGATTTTACATTAATGTTTGATCCTGACAAAGTCGATAATAATTATTATCAAAACTTATTTACTTTCAGGATCAAAGTTAATTTTTCAAAGTCGCTTAATAAAAGCGATTTAGTGAGACGGATTTTAAACGATGTCGTTTTATCAAACGACGAAATAATCAAGCTTTTAAGAATAATTTACAACAAATAAAATGGAGCGTAACATGGAATCTAGATTAATGACAAAATTATTTGATTCAAGTTTAGACTTTTTATTAATTGATGTTGATTTTATAACGCTATTAAGCACAAAGGCAATTATTAAAAGCGTTGTGCATGATGTTTATTTAGAAGTTTCAACAAATCCGAATAATCTTATTTATTTGATTTTTTTGTCGCCGCCTGATGAGGTAAATAATATAACTTTATATAGTACTTCAATACGCGCGGCTTTATCTGATTATGATTTAATAGCTAGCAATGAATTTCAAATAAGCGGGTTAAGACTATGAAAAATATTAATCTAAACGAAACGGATCAATTAATTAACGACTTGAAAAAATTGGTTGATGATTATAACAAGCTTAAAAAGCTTGCTGAGACTTTTAAGCTTTCGCCGGGTAAAGTAATTGATATTATCGGTTTGCTAGGCAATACCATTTTAACAAATGCAAGTGACAATCTAGTAAATGAAGTTAAGGAGCGCCTTTATATATTTAAAGAAACGGCCGGGCGTGAAATACCGATAGATATTTCAAACGCGCTTGATTCATTAATAAATTTTATGAAAGTAAACGAGGCAAAAAAATGATGTGGAAAATATTCCAATTGATTGAATTGATTATTTGTTATATCGGCGGCCTTGCTTTGTCTTATATCCTGTCGCCGGTGTTAAATATCAAAGATACGGCCGTCATGGTTTTACTGGCTTTATTCTTTATGACGATTTTTTATACAATCGGGTTATTTATACGCGACCGGTTTTTATAAAAAAGTCTTTTATATATCGTATTGATGAAAAGCGCCGTAAATGGCGCTTTTTTTATTTTACTTGACAATGATTTTTATTTTTAGTTGTTTCGCGAGTGTAATGTTTAACAATTTTTTAAGGAATTCAAATGCAGGGCAAATTTTATTTAGTCGTTAATATGAAAGATGAAAAGCAAAAACTTTTTAATGTCGTTTTTATTTTAGATTCTGAAATTGCTGAGATGAAAAAATCAAAAGACTTTAGTTTTATTGAAATTAGTTTTAATCAACAAACGCCGTCCGATCCGCAATAAGTTGTTTTTTTTATGTTAATGACAAAAATATCGGTAAAGCCGCAAAACGGTTTAAGTGAAACCATCAAACAAATGAAATATTTGGAATTGGTTTCTAAAAATAACGCGGCTTTTCTTTCATTTGTCAATAAGACTTTCAAAACGCCATGCCTTTCTTGCATTCCCGGCAAAGTTTATTCTTATATTAAAAATAATTTTACTTATAAAGACGACGCGCCTTTTGATGAAATAATAAGAGCGCCGCATGTTTTGTTGACTGAAAAAATAGGCGATTGCGACGACTTCGCGGTATTTACAAAAACCGTTTTAGATATTATTGGCGGCTTTGATTCTTATTATATGCTTTTAGGTGCGGAGCAAAATAAATTTACTCATGTCGTCGTTTGGTGCAATCGTAAAGGCGTTCATGATCCTGTTTTAATCGACGGCGCAAACGATTTGTTTAATGTTTTACCAAGTAAATATAAATTTTATAAAATAGTTTAAGGTTGATCCAATGAAAAATAGAATGTATGAAATTGTAACGCTTCAAGACCGAAATAATTTAGCTGATCCGGTTTCGATTATAACGGGCGGCGTTGCGGTATTGTCTCAAATATTCCCTAATATTTTCGGCGGCGGCCGTCGTCGTTTAAATAGTCAAGACTGGATTCAATTAATTCCCGGCTCCGGTTTTTGGTCAACAAAGTTAAGGCAATACCTTGAAGCGCGAATCCATTACGATGCGGATTTAGGTAATATACAACCGTTTACCGCCGCGTTTGTTTGGGACAATCGGCGTCAAATTTGCCCGGCTGTTCAAGATTCATGCTGGGAATATAATAAACCTGAATCATGTATTGAGTGCATGCGCGCGTTTTATGCAATCTTAAATGAGGAAAGTCGAACCGGCGGCATGTCGCCTGTTGGTCAAACGCCGGGCGGTTTTGGTCAAACAATTAACTGGAGCGCGGTTTTACCGATCGCAATCGGCGGCGTTGTTTTAGTTATGGCAATGAAAACAAAAAAACGAAAGTAATTAATCATGGTTACTGATTTTTCAAAGTTACAAGTTATTAATCAGATCGCTTCGATTTATTGTCAAAGTGATTTGCTTTGTAAGTCAAACATATCAAGTCGATTAAAAACATATTTGACAAATGATTTAGTAAATGTTTTTTTAGCAAACTTAGAGCGCGGCCGGTTTTACTATTTTCGTATCTTATCGGCAAAGGCAAATTTTACCTCAATTACATTTAATTTGGAATGGACGGATATTATAACCGGTCAAACTGGCACCGGGTTAAATACTATTCCATTAAACAAATCAAGTGACTTGAAATTTTTGTTTCAAAATGCCGGCTTGATTTATTACGCAACCGTCAAGGTAAGTGGTCAAGATTTTTTAATCGTTCAAAATCCAAACGTTGAAAATTACGGCATAGTTTATACGCCTATCGTTCCGTCAAGCGGCGGCGGTTCCGGTTCCGGTTCCGGTTCCGGTTCGACGACCGGCGGCGGTTCCGTTACTGTAAAGCAACCGCAAAAAACACAAACGGCGCAACCGCAACAAACAACCGTTACTGATCCCGGTTTATTTGGTATTGATCCCAAATATTTGGTATTTGGTGCGCTCGCGATTGGTTTTATTTTATACAAAGTAAAATGAATTTAAAAGACGATATATTTTTTAAAGAATGTGATTTTAATACTATTCTGAGTTTTGCAAATAGTCAAACAGAAAAAACGCGCGCGCTTAGACAAAACAGCAATCTTAAAAACGCGCCTTATCCATTAACAAAAAACTTTTTACAGTCTTATTATAACTCGCGGCCGTTTTCAAATCTCAAAAACACTTTTAAAAATGTTAATTGCGCCGCCGATGTTTACAGTTATTTTGTTATGACTTATGGCTTTAATGTAGGATCAAGCGGCACCGGTACCGCAAGCGCGGCCGGTCAATCAAGCGGTTTAAATCCGTTTAGCCCTTTTAAAATTGATTTGGGTTTTAACTTTGGTTCGACTGGCCTTTTGTTATGGCTTTTGATTGCTGGCTTAGTTGTTTATAAGGTGACTAAATGAAAACGATTCAATTGAATTCTAAATTTTGTTTAAATGCAAATCAATGTTATGACGTTAAGACGGATTTACCAATATGGCTATTAATAATTTTAGCCGGTTCAAGCTATTTGATTTTAAAAGAATTATCGGAAATTTTAAGCAAATAAAAAACTTATTCATTAAGGAGATGCAAACATGAGAAAAATGTCAAAGGTTCGATTCAATACAAAATTAATTGTTGATGTTATTGGAGCGACTTTAATAGTACAGCAAGCGCCGAAACTTTTATCAAGCGTTTTACCGGTTTCGCCTGAGCTTGAAACGGCGGTCGGTGTTGGTGCCGGTTATTTGGCCGGATCATTTTTTAAACGTCCTGATTTAGCAAACGCCGCAATTGGTATTGGTGTTGTTTCGTTTGTTGCGCCTATGGTTGAAAATTTACTCGGCGGCGGCTCCGGTTCCGTACCGCCTGCATTACCGCCGGCCGGTGGAACAAAGGCCGTTCTTGATGTAATGCAAGTTAAACGGCCGGCTTTAGATGATTATTTAAGTTTAAATGATTACACAAATAACCCGGCTAATCAATTAACGTTTTCAAGCTATCGCGATTCGTATTAATTAAGGTTTTTAAGATCCGTCAACTTTATTTATTTAGGTTTGACGGATCCGTTTAGTTTAGTTTTTTAGTTAGTGTTTTTATTTTATTAATTATTTTTATGAGGTTCAAAAGTGAATACAAGAGATATTTTAAACGCGACTTTGTACCCGCGTTCCGGTCAAAACGCAAGGCGTAAAGATTTTCCTTATTACGATGCGTTAACAATTACCGCCGGCGTTTTAGAGTATTTTTTCTTTGTTACCGCGCTCGGTAATATTTTTCAACGCAATAAACGTTTACCGCTTAGCGGTTCTGAGGTGTTTTTCATTGAATCGATAAGCGCCTATCTTGATACAACAATTAACACAACCGCGCAAATCAATGCTTTAAATGAATTGTTACAACAATCTTATTTAGCAATTTCAGTTGATAATCGTTTACAATGCAAAATACCGGGAATGGATTTCCTTCAGTATAAATATACTTTGAATGAAAACGCGAC contains:
- a CDS encoding protein rep — its product is MTKNAQKNGRRHRVYDSYYEYVENVVNKCGHKYIVLDRKDFRAWRFEQQSNPAAKLPAGKLIKITPAKCKSYSCPICGRKKTLDLMARLKTVNLKNYRFFTLTLKNKYSYDDTIDNLKRVSECFTKLNNKLRKLPEYKGLEYFRVLEVGKDGMVHVHGLWNKYINQKTLSDIWLKITKDSYRVKVERVKSKNDAVEYLYKYLSKDVAKKDKLIDPKLFNMDLQNTAALFYELNKRRYNSSRNFFPKQSKIDLDKNYLPYYYEAETSKTIENFVASLVRQFKLTLDNFDFTYYFESDEFIRNLFIEKPAPPG
- a CDS encoding transglutaminase domain-containing protein, which translates into the protein MTKISVKPQNGLSETIKQMKYLELVSKNNAAFLSFVNKTFKTPCLSCIPGKVYSYIKNNFTYKDDAPFDEIIRAPHVLLTEKIGDCDDFAVFTKTVLDIIGGFDSYYMLLGAEQNKFTHVVVWCNRKGVHDPVLIDGANDLFNVLPSKYKFYKIV